Genomic DNA from Bacteroidales bacterium:
TTTCAACTTTTCTAATCGTTCTATACACGCAAAAAGGTTTTTCAATTTGTTTTCGTCTTGGTATTCAAGCCAATCGGCATGAAGCATAAATCCATACTGGCAAATATTTACCGGAAAATATTCGTATCTACCATTGATTCCAATCATGGGAACATGCTGATCGTCAAATTTGCCGTCATAGTAATTTTGGGTGTAGTGAACCATAGCTGGACGCATATCAATATAATATACTCCCAAGCTTTTATCCCAACTTACCTTGCCTAATCTTAACGTAATTTTTTTACTCTCCTCTTTCATGGTTTATTTTCATAAAGGTCGAATCCCATAGTTATCGATTATTATTCCTTTAACCATATCCTTAGGAGTAGCAAAGCATATTTTTTCTTTCCCCTCCCATGGAGCTTTGGTACCATCGTGTCGCCATTGACTCGACTTAAAATTCATAAAGTGAATATAAATGAAATTTCGTGCAACATCGCGATTGTTGGTAATTTTACTGTCAATATAATACCACGTATCGGGTTGTTGGCTATTTAATGTTCCATCAAGCCAGGGTTTAAAAACGAACGGCGTGGTGTATTGTTCTTTCAGATAAAGTTTTCGGGTTTTGTAAAATGATAGTTTGTTTAAAAACTTTTCGGGTAGCCTTAGCTTAAATTTATCGTTGACCTTATGTAAATTATTTTGTACATACGCATTGGTTATTCCATGTTCATCAATACCCACAAAATCGGGATGATACAGAGCCTCTTTCCATCGGTATATTTTTCTAAACATTGTTCGGTTTTTCTCATTGTTTCTGAAAAGGGCAAAATGTCCTGAAATGCGGTGGCTGTGGGTTGAAAACACATCGTATTTTGCAAGCAATTCATCGGTATAGAACGAACGAATATCACCAAACAACAGATCAACGTCGCACCAGCCATAAAAATCGTAGTCTTTAAAATCTACTTGATGAATATATCCGAACAATGGACGTAAATCGCAAAGTTTATAAGCGTTGGGAGGATTAAAATTCAATCCTGTAACTTGGTTTACAAACGAAATATAATCGCTAAAAGTAAGCGATCGAACTTTAATGTTTTGGGCATCAAGCAGCGATGTATCGCAATCAGTATAAAACAGAAAATCAATAGTTGAATTACGCTTGATGGTTTCTACAAATAATGCAAACCACTCCGGCCAGCGTCCAAAGTAAGGGATAAGGATTATTATGGAGTTTTTTCTTTTCACTTTACTAACTAAGAATTTAAATAACAAATAATGTTTTCTCCTTTATGCGACAATACAAAATCATAATTTACTAATGTGCTAAAAAACTGTTTTGAGCATCCTTTTCTTAACCAATCATGCAACTCTATTATAATAACTTTTGTAATAGGTAGCCATTGTTCAAAATTACTTTGAAACAATTCAATTTCTGAACCTTCAATATCAATTTTTAAAATATCAATCTGCGTGATCTGGTGTATATTGATGAGATCTATCATCGTCAACGTTTTAACGTTATCCTGATTTTCATGAGTGGATTCCATTACTGAGTAGCCCCACTCTCCAAGATTATTATCTTTTATGCTCAAATCTGCATGTTTATGCCAAATAGCATTATGATATATAACAATATTCTGATAATTTTTAGTGTTTTTTAGTAACATATCATAGTTATTTTTTTCAGGCTCTAATGCTATAATTTTTGATTCAGGAAACTTATTTGCAAAAAAGACGGAAGACAAGCCGATATTTGCCCCTAAATCAATGATTACATTGGGTTTGAATTCAAGCTTTATATTGTACTCCTGATTAAAAAGAACTTGATAAAAGGTTTGAATATCTGAACTTTCAGCCCGTAAATATAAGGGGTACTTATATTCCTTGTGTTTAAATTTTATTTCTTTTTTTCTTGAAATAAATAGCTGTTTAACATAAAAGATAAGACCATTCCAACCAAATCTAAGAAAGTGATTTCGGATATAATTTATTCGTAATAATTGTTTAATTAACTGCATATTTAAATTTATGATTTTGTTTTAATAAATGATTTGAAATAGGATGACACTGTTTTAATATCGTGGTAATTCATCAAATAATAATTACCAAATGGCATTTTTAATTTAATGTGTACAAAATACGCCATGGTTAAAAACGAAGCAAAATAAGTAAAAGTTGACGCTAGTGAAGCACCTACCAACCCAAAATATTTTATTAATATAAAATTGAATACAATATTAACAACAAAACTCAATATTGTTGCATATAAATTATAAATTTGTTTATTGCAAGAAGCTATATAAACAGCATATAATCTTGACACATTTGAAAAAATAATACCTGGCAACAATATTTGAAAAAGAAATGCAGCACTTCTAAAATCCGCTCCATAAATAAGTGGGATAATCCAGTTTGCTATTAAAAAGCTAAAAACAGCCAATAAAATTAATGAAGTGAAATTTATTTTTGAATATTTGTAAAACATTTTTTCTTTTTCTCTTATATTTTCTCCTGATAAAAAGGGCATTAATACATTTCCAATAGGAGCAGAAATCATATTAAAGATTACAATTAAGTTAGTGGCCAATGAAAACAGCCCAATAGCAACTTCGTCAAGATAATAATTCAAAAACCACAAACTTAATCTTGCATTAAAAAAACCAATAAATAAAGATAAATGTGTATATAATGTGAATTCAATCATTGGTTTAAAATCTTTTGAATAAGAGACATTAAAACTAGGCTTAATATTTATGTCTTTATAAAAATAGTATATAAATTGAAATATATTTATTAATGAAACAAATAACAAACAATATAGAAGTATTTTTGTATCAATTTCAAACAAATTTGATTTATGAATAAAAAACAGTAAACCAAAAGATAAAAAATTCAATATACTATTGTAGAACAATATTTTATTTAATTTATTGAATTTTTTCATTCCTTGAAAAAATCCTGTTGCTATCCCTCCAATAATTGATAAAATTGAAAACAAATAAAGCCAAACTAAATACAATACTCCGCTATATTTTTCTGGGAATAATAGTTCTTTGTAATTTGAATAGTTAAGAAACAACAACAATAGAAAAATCAAGATACTACAAGCTATAATTATATATAGAGAGATCGCTAAAATTTTATTTTTTGCAATGGTACCTGAAGGTAAAAAGTACGTTAATGCGCTTCCAAAACTCAACGAAAAAAAAACAGCAATCAATTGAGCATTTGCCTGATACAAAGCAAAAACGCCTTTCCCTTCTGGACCAATCATTCGAGCAATAAAAACACCTGATATAATTCCAAATAATTGAATTGGGATTTGAGTTAAAAATGTATATAATATGCTACTGCTAAGCTTCACTTTTTTTGAAACAAAAATACATTAAATATTTATTCGATTTTTATAATAGGGTTGGTTTAATTAGCATTTATATTGCTTTTAAGAATTTTGTAATGGGTTTAACTTTGATTCAACCAAATTGATTATCTTTGTATTATGAAACTACGGGCAATTATAGTAACTCTAGTTATTTTATCTCTTAGCTTTGCTGCATATAGTCAATTTAATTATTCAAGATTAAAGCTTTGGCTTACTTCAGACACCATTGATACAGTTAATAATAAAATTACTCATTGGTTTGACAGAAGTGGCTATCATTACGATTTAAGCCAAACTATACCCAACTGGCAACCTACATTTTCTTTTAGCCCTATTCTAAATCATAATACACTATGTTTTGATGGAAACGACCTCCTTAATTCACCTAACCTCAACCTTTTAAATTGTGAAATTTTTATGATAGCTAAAGGATATGAAGTTAATAATCAATATTTCGGATTTGGAAGTGGATATTATGTTAATTTTCTTAATGATCGATCTATTATTTACCTTGAAGGAGGAAATTATAGATATTTTACACCACAACAAAATACCAACGTTTTTCAAATTCATAATTTTGGATGGAGTAATGGAGATGCATCTACTGCATTCTTAAATATCAACAACATACCTTTAAATTACGGGAGTACCATTGCTAATACAGGCTTTATACTTAATGACTTAAAAGTTGGAGCCAATGCATTAAAAGGAGAAATTGCTGAAATTATTGTTTTCGATACTATTTTAAACCCAACCCTACGCGATAGTGTCGTTTTGTATCTTCAAAATAAATACGCACCACCTGTGCGTTTACCTAACGATACGATACTTAATACTTTCTGTACTATTACCATAAAGCCACAAGGTTATTTTACTGCTTACCTTTGGAACACCGGTGAAACAACTGATAGCATTACCGTTCAATCTACAGGATATTATAAAGTTACAGCCACCGACATTTTTGGACGACAAAGCACCGATAGTATTTGGGTGCAATTCCCAGAGGCACAGTTTGCTAGCACCTATCAGCTATGTTTTGGCGATTCGATGCTTATTACATCTGCGTTAGGCAATAGCATGAATTATAACTGGAGCAACGGAGGAAATCAAAGTTATACCTATGTAAAACAAGAAGGTTGGTATTATGTAACCATTACTGACGCACAATATTGTTATTACATCGATTCTTTCTTTGTCGATATTGACAGTTTGGCCATGCATCCGCTCTTTGTAAGCGATACCACTCACTTATGCGAGGGCAATTTACTTAACTTTAATCCCTATAGCTTTCCTATTGCACATTACCTGTGGCAACCAACCGGTGATACGCTACCACAGACTACCGTTACACAAAGCGGCTATTATACGCTAAGCGTTACAGATGTTGTTGGATGCCAAAACAAAGATTCTATTTTTGTTGATATTATTGGAAGCATTCCAATGATTGATTTCACATTTGACACCATTTGTTTAGGAACCATAACGACTTTCACTAATTTATCTTCATTAAATTACGATTCTTTATTATGGGAATTTGGAGATGGCAGCATTTCAAAAGATTTTAATACAACTCATTTATTTTTAGCATCTGGCAATTATTGGGTTAAGCTAACATTATATAACGGAGCTTGTAGTAATTACGTTACGAAAACAATAATAGTTAAAGAAAAACCTATTGCTAATTTTAATTATTCATTGTCATGTACAGGGTTACCTACCAACTTTTATAACTTATCATACAGCAATGATAGTATTATAGAAACACTTTGGAACTTTGATGGAATTCATACAAGTACCTCAAATAATCCTTCTTTTATCTTTACAAACAATGGGAATTATTCGGTTTCATTAAATATTACCTCTGCAAATGGATGCAAAGATTCGATTATTAAAACTATTAATATATCTGATTCCGCAGTTTTGCCAATTATTAGTTTATATTACCCGGAAAATAATATTACTATTGCCAATAATCAAGTTAATTTTGTTTGGACTGCAAGTAATGCCATAAAATATATCTTTGAATTATCTCTTGATTCATTTGTAACTATTATAACTTCCGATACAACTGTATATAATTATGTCCATTTATTTCTAGAAAATAAAACATATTTTTGGAGAATAAAGGCATTTAATTATTGCAATCAAGAAAGCATTTCTGAAATATATAAATTTAGCGTTTTTACTCCTCAGACTTTAAATGGTTTAAAACTTTGGCTTACTTCAGACACCATTGATACAGTTAATAATAAAATTACTCATTGGTTTGACAGAAGTGGCTATCATTACGATTTAAGCCAAACTATACCCAACTGGCAACCTACATTTTCTTTTAGCCCTATTCTAAATCATAATACACTATGTTTTGATGGAAACGACCTCCTTAATTCACCTAACCTCAACCTTTTAAATTGTGAAATTTTTATGATAGCTAAAGGATATGAAGTTAATAATCAATATTTCGGATTTGGAAGTGGATATTATGTTAATTTTCTTAATGATCGATCTATTATTTACCTTGAAGGAGGAAATTATAGATATTTTACACCACAACAAAATACCAACGTTTTTCAAATTCATAATTTTGGATGGAGTAATGGAGATGCATCTACTGCATTCTTAAATATCAACAACATACCTTTAAATTACGGGAGTACCATTGCTAATACAGGCTTTATACTTAATGACTTAAAAGTTGGAGCCAATGCATTAAAAGGAGAAATTGCTGAAATTATTGTTTTCGATACTATTTTAAACCCAACCCTACGCGATAGTGTCGTTTTGTATCTTCAAAATAAATACGCACCACCTGTGCGTTTACCTAACGATACGATACTTAATACTTTCTGTACTATTACCATAAAGCCACAAGGTTATTTTACTGCTTACCTTTGGAACACCGGTGAAACAACTGATAGCATTACCGTTCAATCTACAGGATATTATAAAGTTACAGCCACCGACATTTTTGGACGACAAAGCACCGATAGTATTTGGGTGCAATTCCCAGAGGCACAGTTTGCTAGCACCTATCAGCTATGTTTTGGCGATTCGATGCTTATTACATCTGCGTTAGGCAATAGCATGAATTATAACTGGAGCAACGGAGGAAATCAAAGTTATACCTATGTAAAACAAGAAGGTTGGTATTATGTAACCATTACTGACGCACAATATTGTTATTATATCGATTCTTTCTTTGTCGATATTGACAGTTTAGCCATGCATCCGCTCTTTGTAAGCGATACCACGCACTTATGCGAAGGTAATTCGCTTAGCTTTAATTCTTATAATTTCCCTATTGCACATTACCTGTGGCAACCAACCGGTGATACGCTACCACAGACTACCGTTACACAAAGCGGTTATTATACGCTAAGCGTTACAGATGTTGTTGGATGCCAAAACAAAGATTCTATTTTTGTAGAGATTACAGGCAAGGCACCTATTGCCAATTTTTCGGCTACCCATACATGCAAAGGCGACAGTACACTTTTTACAGATTTATCTATTCCACTCGACAGTTCACCCATCAATACCTGGCAATGGATTATTAACAACGACACCCTCAACGAACAAAATCCATCGTATTTGTTTTCGCAATATGGTACTTATGCCATTAAACTAAATGTAGGCACCGAAGCAGGTTGTTTTCAAACGAACGAACAAAACATTACTGTTCACCCACTACCCATTTGCGATTTTGACGCTATTCGATTATGCAACAACCACGCTACTTATTTCTCTTCTCATTCTCATATTCCAGTAGGCTCTATTGCTGGCTTAACCTGGAAATGGGGAGATGGAACGTTCAGCTTCGATAGCGACACTACTCATATCTACGCATTACCCAACAACTACACAGTAACACTTATTGCCGAAAGCGATGAGGGTTGTATCGATAGTATTGCACAAAATATCGAAATTAAACCAAGCCCCGTAGCCGGTTTTGATGTTTCGCCTTCGTGCAATGAGAACCCTACTTTTTTTGCCGATACCAGTCAAACCTATTACTATAACCCTATTATGCACTGGGAGTGGTGGTTTGGCGATGGTGCTACTTCTTTTACTCAACACCCCCAACATGTATATCAGCAAAGCGGAAATTATATAATTACATTAGCCATACAATCGCTCAATGGATGCAGCGATACTGTTCAAAAAAACATTTTAGTTTCCACAAAACCACAGGCAAATTTTATTGCAGATACCGCATGTGTTCATCAACCTTTAATTTTAGAAGATGCTTCATCAATAATAAATGGTACTATTGACGAATGGAATTGGTATGTTCATAATAATTTTGTTTCTTCATTGCAAAATGCAACTTTAACACTCACATCTTCGGGTAGCTTGCCTATAACACTAATTGTTACCTCCAATACTCGATGCACCGATACCATCACAAAAAACATTACCGTTTATCCCAAACCCAGCGTAAATTTCGACCTTCAACCGACTTATGGAGCTGTTCCATTAACGGTATATTTCAATAACCTATCTGAATTTGGACAATCATATTGGAATTTCGGCGATGGTAGTACATCAACCATTACTCAGCCAACACATAATTTTACCGATACAGGCAAATACACCATTTGGCTTACCTTAACCAACATTCACGGATGCAAAGATTCTATTTCTAAAACAGTATTAGTTGTGCCAAATTGGCTCGATTTAGCTATTGAAAAAATATTTTATATTAAAGACAATCTATTTTTAACGGTTCAGGTTTTAGTCGCCAATGTGGGTACACTTCCTATCGAAAATCCCTATGTAACTCTTATGGTCGATGGCAATCGTTTAGTTTCTGAATTAATTACCGACACTCTTTTTTCGGGCGATAAAATTATGTACACCTTTACAAGTAAAATACCTATAGCCGATGCAACTCCTTCATATATATGCGTTCAAGGACAAGTATGGCAAACACAAAATGAAGTCAACAATCAAAATAATGAGCAATGCATTGCCTTAAGCGAAGAAGAACAATTACTTAATTTTTACCCCAATCCTGCTCAAAACAATATTCATATTCTATTGCAATTAGATGAGGATCAAACTATTTATATTCAGTTAACAGATATTACAGGCAAAAAACTGCTATATCAACCATTAACACTGGAAAAAAGCTTTCATCAACTAAATATTTCTTTGGAAAACCTCTCACAAGGAATTTATATTATACAAATACGAACGAAAAAAAATACCTTTGTGCATAAATTTATGAAAGAATAGTATGGATTTGATTTTTGCTTCGAATAATAAACACAAAGCCGAAGAAATAAGACTCTTACTACCCACCCATATTCGTTTACTAACGCTGTCGGAGGTAGGCTTTTTTAAAGAAATAGAAGAAACAGGGCTAACTTTAGAAGAAAATGCACGCATAAAGGCAAGAACTGTTTTTAACGAAATTAAACAACCCGTTTTTGCCGATGATACAGGACTCGAAGTAGAAGCATTGGGTGGTAAGCCAGGCGTTTATTCGGCACGTTACGCGGGTGAAGATGGCAACTCAGATGCTAATATGAAAAAACTCCTTCGTGAAATGAAGGATATTCAAAATCGTAATGCTCAATTTCGCTGTTGTATTGTTTTAATTGTAAACGAAAAAGAATATTTATTTAATGGTATCGTAAGAGGGACAATAGCTCATTCGCCTCGAGGAAACAATGGTTTTGGCTACGATCCTATTTTTGTCCCCGAAGGCGATATACATACCTTTGCAGAAATTCCTCTTTGTGTAAAAAATACATTGAGCCATCGCACATTAGCTATAAAGCAAATGATCGAATTTATAAATCAAACCATGCATGCTTAAGCCTATAACATATCAACACGCCAGAGGGGAATGCAAAATTATTTTCAATCCCTTTTCGTTGTTTGTACATCAACTACCACAAAATTCGGTTTTTATTGTCGATAAAAACGTTTATCAATTATACCTTAACATTTTCAATAAAATAAAAAAACCTATTTATATTTATCAAGCCAGCGAAAAAAGAAAAACGCTGAAATCATTAGAATATATTTTTAATTTTTTTTATGATAATGCCGTTGATAGAGGATTTACCATAGCCGTTGTAGGAGGTGGTATAACGTGCGATATTGGTGCTATGGCTGCGTCTTTATGGAAACGAGGTTGCAAACTCGTACTGGTGCCAACAACGCTTTTAGCAATGATAGACGCAGCAATCGGCGGAAAAACAGCGATCAATTTTCATTCAATAAAAAACAGCGTTGGTACTTTTTATCATGCCGATAAAATTTGGATCGATACTAAGTTTTTAAACACACTTCCCATAGAAATCTATACAGAAGGTATTCCAGAAATCATCAAACATGCCCTATCGCTTAATAAAAATTTACTCGAGCAACTTATAAAAATCAATGCTGATTCTTTTGGGTATCTAAAAAATATAAGTGATGACATCATTTACGAAAACATTATAACCAAACTAAGCATCGTAACTTCCGACCCTGAAGAAAAAAACATAAGAAAAATATTAAACGTGGGGCATACGGTTGGACATGCATTTGAACTCTCGTATGGACTACCTCACGGAATAGCTGTGGCTAATGGCATTCTTGTAGAACTTGAAACATTCAATTTACTGGGCTACATTGACGATCCCTCAGTATTAACTATATCAAAAACACTTTTAAAACCATTTATATCTAATAAAATAAAAAAAGAAATTGAACCTTTATTGCCATTTTTGTTACAAGATAAAAAACGAAATATGGACGAAATTTCTATTCCGATTGTAAAATCAATTGGAAATACCATTATCCAAAATATTCAAATAACCGACTTTACAAAAGCCTTGCAAGAAGTACTTTTAAATGAACGTTAAAATCAACATACCTTATTTGAATGGGCAATGGACAGCTCCATCATCTAAAAGTGAACTTATACGATTTATTGCCATTGCCATGCAGTGCGAAGAAACAAGCACACTAAATAACGTAACCTGGTGCAACGATAGCTATGCTATGCTCAACACAGCCGAAGCGTGGGGAGCTGATATCGAACTATCCGAAAATAGGTTACAAATTAAAGGCTGCATAGAACCACAATCGCACGAATTCAATACAGGTGAATCGGCTCTTTGCCTACGTTTGATGATACCTATTTTGGCATGCCACAAAGGCACATACAAATTGCAAGCAGAAGGTACTTTGCTTAATCGCCCTGTCGGCGAAATTGAAAACATTATCAAGCAACTGGGTGCTCATATCCAAACAAATCAGAATTTCCCACCTATAACCATTACCGGCAGTATTCAAGCTGGTAGCCTTACTATCGAGAATCCAATCACATCGCAAAATTTAAGCGGTTTGCTTATGGCATTGCCTTTATTAAAAGACAATAGTCGAATAGCTGTAAATAAACTCATTAGTCAACCTTATATTAAACTAACGCTTTCGTGTTTACAACAAGCAGGAATTAACATTACGGTCAATTCAATGTTTAACGAGTTTATTATTCAAGGCAACCAAGCTTTTAAACCTATATCAACTTCAATAGAAGGCGATTGGAGTGCTGCATCGCTTTTTTTAGTTGCAGCCGCTATAAATGGTCAACTGCGATTAAAAAATCTTAATCCACAAAGTTTACAAGCCGATAAAGCAATATTAAATTTTATTTCAACTAAATACGACCATCAATACCATTGTAGAAAACAAGCCATTCAAGCTTTTGAAGCCGATATTACCCATTGCCCCGATTTATTTCCTGCCCTTATGGTTTTGGCTCTAAATGCAAACAATAGTTGCAAAATCACTGGCATTAACCGTTTATTATACAAAGAAAGCAATAGAATTGACAAGTTTATTGAAGAATTCTCAAAATTTGGTGGTAAATATAGCATTCAAGGCGATATACTCCATATACGACCACCCGAAAAAATAGACTCAGCAACCATTAACGCTCACAACGACCACCGCATAGCAATGGCTGCTGCTATGGCTACCATCGGAAGCGATGCTGATGCTACTATTGTTGGGGCTGAGTGTGTTAATAAATCTTATCCTTCTTTTTGGGAAGACCTTCAATGTTTAGGTGCCAACCTTTCAATAAACAATTAAATGAAGCCTTACATTATACAACGAAAAAATCATATAGCATGGATTGAATTTCCCATTCTATCTCAATTTTCCGAGTTGGTGCATTTTTCTACCCTACGAATGGGAGGGTTTAGCAATCACCCACAAGCATCGCTCAACATGGGTTTTGTACGAACCGACTTCACAACCAAAGTAATCGAAAACCGAAAATTAGTAGCCGAATCCTTGGGTATACCTATTGAAAATATGATATTTTCGCGTCAAACTCATAGCGACCACATTGCCATAGTTTCTGCTGTTGATAAAGGCAAAGGCGTTTTTTATAAACCTACTGCTATACAAGATAATGATGGGTATGTAGTCTCCGAACCCCTTATTTGCCCAGTTGTAATGACTGCCGATTGCGTGCCTGTATTTCTCTACGACCCTCAAAACAAAATAGCATCGGTCGTACATTCGGGCTGGCGAGGAACCGTTCAACACATTGCATCCAAAGCGGTTGATATAATGGTAGCTAAAGGATCACATGTAAATAATATTGTAGCCGCCATAGGTCCATCGGCTGGAAGTTGTTGTTACCAAGTTGGCGAAGAAGTACTCGAAAAATTTGTTAGTGCATATGGAACTGAAGCCTATCGTTTCTTTTCATCACCCAAACCGCCCTTTACGGTAAATTTATGGGATGCTATACGCACTTCGCTCATACGAAGCGGTCTAACACCTAAACATATTGCCCAAACCGATTTATGCACTATTTGTAATCCACATATGTTTTTTTCTGCACGCAACAATAAAGGAATGACCGGCAGAATGGCTTCGGGCATAATGATTAAACCTTAAACATAAAACTCTACTAAAAAATTTAATTGAGCGACAATAACTATATTTTTCTAATTCTACCTTTATCGGAGCATTGCTTTATTAGTATTGAAATAGATGATTGCAGCAAAGGATGCTCCCATTCGGGGCTAATCTCTTGCAATGGCAATAAAACAAATAAACGTTCGTGCAAATGTGGATGAGGTAATGTTAATATAGATGAAGTTAACAAACATTTATCACAAAAGAGAATATCTAAATCAATTATTCGATCAACATAAAACGTTTCATTAACATTACTACGTCGTCGACCCATTTTTTTTTCAATATCTAACAAAAAAGCTAAAAGTTGTTCAGCCTCAAAATAACTTTCGTATAAAATAACTGCATTGTAAAACCAATTTTCGCTTTTATACCCCCAAGGCTCTGACTCATAAATTGAAGATTGCTTTAATACCTTACCTCCCAGATCTTTTATAGCTTCAATTGCCTGATTTATATTACTAATACGATTCCCAATATTACTACCTAAACTAATCCCGTATAACATTCTTAAATTGTTAATAAAAAGCTTCTAAAGTTATGAACAATTCTAATCAAATACGCATACTAATTCTTAATTTTACGAAAAATATTTTTTTTATGAGTTTTGTTCATTTACATGTTCATACACAGTATTCTATCCTTGATGGTGCTTCTAATATCAAAAAATTAATAAAACGAGCTGTCGATTTGGGCATGCCTGCTTTAGCTATTACTGATCATGGAAATCTTTTTGGTATTAAAGAATTTTTAAATGAATGCAAAAAACATAACGATGCCGAAAAGAAAAAACAAAAAGAAGCCCTTGAAAAAGGTGAGACTTACGAACCTCGTTTTTTAAAACCAATTGTAGGTTGCGAAATGTATTTAGCACGTCGCTCTCGGTTCGATAAAGATAAAAACTCCGACGACCGAAGCGGAAATCATTTAATCGTATTAGCAAAAAATATAACCGGATATCATAATCTATTAAAACTTGTCTCACTATCGTATATAGAAGGTTTTTATAGCAAGCCTCGCATCGATAAAGAAATACTCTTTAAATACAAAGACGGTCTTATTATATCTACCGCTTGTATTGCTGGCGAAATTCCTTCTGCCATTAGAAAAAATGATATAGAACTGGCACACAAACTAATATTAGAATACAAAGAACAATTTGGCAACGATTTTTATCTCGAATTGCAAATGCATAAAACCAACGACCCCACAGCCGATAATGAAGTTTTTAAAGAACAAGAAAAAGTCAATAAAGTACTTATAGAGCTTTCGAAACAAACAGGAGTAAAACTAATTTGCACCAACGACGTTCATTTTATCAATCAAGAAGATGCAGAGGCTCACGATAGGTTAATATGTATCAACACCAATGTTCCGGTTAACGATCCCTATCGCTTACGCTACACCAAGCAAGAATGGCTCAAATCGCCCGAAGAAATGAAAGCTCTTTTTTCGCATATACCTGAAGCGATAGAAAACACCCTTGAAATAGCTCATAAAGTAGAAGAATACGATATTAACAATTCACCAATAATGCCTATTTTTCCTATACCAAAAGACTTTGCCGATGAAGAAACATACAAACAAAAATATACCGAA
This window encodes:
- a CDS encoding T9SS type A sorting domain-containing protein, translated to MKLRAIIVTLVILSLSFAAYSQFNYSRLKLWLTSDTIDTVNNKITHWFDRSGYHYDLSQTIPNWQPTFSFSPILNHNTLCFDGNDLLNSPNLNLLNCEIFMIAKGYEVNNQYFGFGSGYYVNFLNDRSIIYLEGGNYRYFTPQQNTNVFQIHNFGWSNGDASTAFLNINNIPLNYGSTIANTGFILNDLKVGANALKGEIAEIIVFDTILNPTLRDSVVLYLQNKYAPPVRLPNDTILNTFCTITIKPQGYFTAYLWNTGETTDSITVQSTGYYKVTATDIFGRQSTDSIWVQFPEAQFASTYQLCFGDSMLITSALGNSMNYNWSNGGNQSYTYVKQEGWYYVTITDAQYCYYIDSFFVDIDSLAMHPLFVSDTTHLCEGNLLNFNPYSFPIAHYLWQPTGDTLPQTTVTQSGYYTLSVTDVVGCQNKDSIFVDIIGSIPMIDFTFDTICLGTITTFTNLSSLNYDSLLWEFGDGSISKDFNTTHLFLASGNYWVKLTLYNGACSNYVTKTIIVKEKPIANFNYSLSCTGLPTNFYNLSYSNDSIIETLWNFDGIHTSTSNNPSFIFTNNGNYSVSLNITSANGCKDSIIKTINISDSAVLPIISLYYPENNITIANNQVNFVWTASNAIKYIFELSLDSFVTIITSDTTVYNYVHLFLENKTYFWRIKAFNYCNQESISEIYKFSVFTPQTLNGLKLWLTSDTIDTVNNKITHWFDRSGYHYDLSQTIPNWQPTFSFSPILNHNTLCFDGNDLLNSPNLNLLNCEIFMIAKGYEVNNQYFGFGSGYYVNFLNDRSIIYLEGGNYRYFTPQQNTNVFQIHNFGWSNGDASTAFLNINNIPLNYGSTIANTGFILNDLKVGANALKGEIAEIIVFDTILNPTLRDSVVLYLQNKYAPPVRLPNDTILNTFCTITIKPQGYFTAYLWNTGETTDSITVQSTGYYKVTATDIFGRQSTDSIWVQFPEAQFASTYQLCFGDSMLITSALGNSMNYNWSNGGNQSYTYVKQEGWYYVTITDAQYCYYIDSFFVDIDSLAMHPLFVSDTTHLCEGNSLSFNSYNFPIAHYLWQPTGDTLPQTTVTQSGYYTLSVTDVVGCQNKDSIFVEITGKAPIANFSATHTCKGDSTLFTDLSIPLDSSPINTWQWIINNDTLNEQNPSYLFSQYGTYAIKLNVGTEAGCFQTNEQNITVHPLPICDFDAIRLCNNHATYFSSHSHIPVGSIAGLTWKWGDGTFSFDSDTTHIYALPNNYTVTLIAESDEGCIDSIAQNIEIKPSPVAGFDVSPSCNENPTFFADTSQTYYYNPIMHWEWWFGDGATSFTQHPQHVYQQSGNYIITLAIQSLNGCSDTVQKNILVSTKPQANFIADTACVHQPLILEDASSIINGTIDEWNWYVHNNFVSSLQNATLTLTSSGSLPITLIVTSNTRCTDTITKNITVYPKPSVNFDLQPTYGAVPLTVYFNNLSEFGQSYWNFGDGSTSTITQPTHNFTDTGKYTIWLTLTNIHGCKDSISKTVLVVPNWLDLAIEKIFYIKDNLFLTVQVLVANVGTLPIENPYVTLMVDGNRLVSELITDTLFSGDKIMYTFTSKIPIADATPSYICVQGQVWQTQNEVNNQNNEQCIALSEEEQLLNFYPNPAQNNIHILLQLDEDQTIYIQLTDITGKKLLYQPLTLEKSFHQLNISLENLSQGIYIIQIRTKKNTFVHKFMKE
- the rdgB gene encoding RdgB/HAM1 family non-canonical purine NTP pyrophosphatase, producing MDLIFASNNKHKAEEIRLLLPTHIRLLTLSEVGFFKEIEETGLTLEENARIKARTVFNEIKQPVFADDTGLEVEALGGKPGVYSARYAGEDGNSDANMKKLLREMKDIQNRNAQFRCCIVLIVNEKEYLFNGIVRGTIAHSPRGNNGFGYDPIFVPEGDIHTFAEIPLCVKNTLSHRTLAIKQMIEFINQTMHA